From the Strix uralensis isolate ZFMK-TIS-50842 chromosome 33, bStrUra1, whole genome shotgun sequence genome, one window contains:
- the PAN2 gene encoding PAN2-PAN3 deadenylation complex catalytic subunit PAN2 isoform X1: MNFEGLDPSLAEYAPPLHPALDPVLDPHLNPNLLPNVELDPEGVSLEGMAVPEPVHLLEGMYSELHTAVSEVGVPVSVSHFDLHEEMLWVGNHGGHATSFFGPTLERYSSFQVNSSDDIRQIQSLENGVLFLTKTNLKYMSRGGLIIFDYLMEESEDMHSLLLTDSSTLLVGGLQNHVVEIDLNTVQETQKYTVEVPGITIMRQSNRFFFCGHTSGKVSLRDLRTFVVEHEFDAYSGSLSDFDVHGNLLVTCGFSSRMNGLACDRFLKVYDLRMMRATTPLQVHIDPFFLRFIPTYTSRLAIISQTGQCQFCEPTGLANPADIFHVNTVGPLIMTFDVSASKQALAFGDSEGCVHLWADSPEVTFNAYSRETDFALPCIVDTLPHLDWNQDLVPLSLIPVPLTSDALLSDWPAANSAPAPRRAPPVDPEILRTMKKVGFIGYAPNPRTKLRNQIPYRLKETDNEFDSFSQVPESPIGREEEPHLYMVAKKYRKVTIKYSKLGLEDFDFKHYNKTLFAGLEPHIPNAYCNCMIQVLYFLEPVRCLVQNHLCQKEFCLGCELGLLFHMLDLSRGDPCQGSNFLRAFRTIPEASALGLILADSDEATGKVNLGRLIQSWNRFILTQLHQETQEQEGPQAYRGAGSSSFGSSGDSVIGQLFSCEMENCSMCRCGKETVRVSSTLLFTLSYPESTEKPVKDYEFAQILKRSICLEQNTQAWCENCEKYQPTVQTRNIRCLPDVLVINCEVNSSKEADFWKTQAEYAFQRAMMKRGGFEITKGKEISLGEWKELGNPDTGHSYPSVEELKNIWIPHAIKMRLTKSKELDVCNWSESDELSPTDDPESVYVYDLMATVVHILDSRTGGSLVGHIKVGETYHQRKEGVTHQQWYLFNDFLIEPVDKCEAVQFDMSWKVPAILYYARRNLNAKYNLVIKNPIEASVLLAEASLARKQRKCHATFIPLMLSEMPQAGDLVGLDAEFVTLNEEEAELRSDGTKSTIKPSQMSVARITCVRGQGPNEGVPFIDDYISTQEQVVDYLTQYSGIKPGDLDAKISSKHLTTLKSTYLKLRFLIDVGVKFVGHGLQKDFRVINLMVPKDQVIDTVYLFHIPRKRMISLRFLAWYFLDLKIQGETHDSIEDARTALQLYRKYLELSPQGAEPEDFRKVLKGLYEKGRKMDWKMGPCTPPCWACDRPRGAAPREADTWNWNQQRRRGCPRPPPHPGARCPGTPSSCRYRESLPPPPNSPAGPGALIKQPRTPAPPSPPWLRGCGARDRHRGDGRKDPARGWHRGHGGAGGGAWRSWGRGHGRPRLPGAERHAAGALSVPGPSALAPGCPRRRLRTGRPRRRPRSRPGRSRRLRRPNRLRRRPLRAVFPRGGSEGGARRDGRRRGQPRGNRRRSGTGERRGRPAAAEP; this comes from the exons ATGAATTTTGAAGGTCTCGACCCCTCCCTTGCCGAGTATGcgccccccctccaccccgcgCTGGACCCCGTCCTGGACCCCCACCTCAACCCCAACCTGCTGCCCAACGTGGAGCTGGACCCCGAGGGGGTGTCGCTGGAGGGGATGGCGGTGCCGGAGCCGGTGCACCTGCTGGAGGGGATGTACAGCGAGCTGCACACCGCCGTCTCCGAGGTGGGGGTGCCTGTCTCCGTCTCCCACTTCGACCTCCACGAGGAGATGCTCTGGGTCGGGAACCACGGG GGCCACGCCACCTCCTTCTTCGGCCCGACGCTGGAGCGATACTCCTCCTTCCAAGTGAACAGCAGCGACGACATCCGCCAGATCCAGAGCCTGGAGAACGGCGTCCTCTTCCTGACCAAAACCAACCTGAAGTACATGTCGCGAGGGGGGCTCATCATTTTTGACTACCT CATGGAGGAGTCCGAGGACATGCACAGCCTGTTGCTGACGGACAGCAGCACGCTGCTCGTCGGGGGGCTGCAGAACCACGTAGTGGAGATCGACCTCAACACCGTCCAGGAGACGCAGAAG TACACCGTGGAGGTTCCCGGCATCACCATCATGAGGCAGTCGAACCGTTTCTTCTTCTGCGGGCACACCTCGGGGAAG GTCTCCCTGCGCGATCTgcgcacgtttgtggtggagcaCGAATTCGACGCATACTCGGGCAGCTTGTCGGATTTTGACGTCCACGGGAACCTGCTGGTGACCTGCGGCTTCTCCAGCCGAATGAACGGCCTCGCCTGCGACCGCTTCCTGAAGGTGTACGACCTGCGCATGATGCGGGCCACCACCCCACTGCAGGTCCACATCGACCCCTTCTTCCTCCGCTTCATCCCCACCTACACCTCCCGCCTGGCCATCATCTCCCAGACAG GGCAGTGCCAGTTCTGCGAGCCCACCGGCCTCGCCAACCCCGCCGACATCTTCCACGTCAACACCGTCGGGCCCCTGATCATGACCTTCGACGTCTCGGCCAGCAAACAGGCCCTGGCCTTCGGCGACTCGGAGGGCTGCGTCCACCTCTGGGCCGACTCCCCCGAGGTCACCTTCAACGCCTACTCCCGCGAGACCGACTTCGCCTTGCCCTGCATCGTGGACACGCTGCCCCACTTGGACTGGAACCAGGACCTCGTGCCGCTCTCGCTCATCCCTGTCCCGCTGACCAGCGACGCTCTGCTCTCCGACTGGCCCGCTGCCAACTCCGCCCCGGCGCCCCG ACGAGCCCCTCCGGTAGATCCCGAGATTCTGCGCACCATGAAGAAAGTGGGGTTCATTGGCTACGCCCCGAACCCGAGGACCAAGCTCCGCAACCAG ATTCCTTATCGGCTAAAAGAGACGGACAATGAGTTTGACAGCTTCAGCCAAGTCCCCGAGTCCCCCATTGGGCGGGAAGAGGAGCCACACCTCTACATGGTGGCCAAGAAGTACAGGAAG GTCACCATCAAATACTCCAAGCTGGGGCTGGAGGACTTTGACTTCAAACATTACAACAAGACGCTGTTCGCGGGCCTGGAGCCCCACATCCCCAACGCCTACTGCAACTGCATGATCCAG GTGCTGTATTTCCTGGAGCCCGTGCGCTGCCTGGTGCAGAACCACCTGTGCCAGAAGGAATTCTGCCTGGGCTGCGAGCTGGGTTTGCTCTTCCACATGCTGGACCTGTCCCGCGGAGACCCCTGCCAG GGAAGCAACTTTTTGCGGGCTTTCCGCACAATCCCGGAGGCTTCGGCGCTGGGGCTGATCCTGGCTGACTCGGACGAAGCCACGGGGAAGGTGAACCTGGGGCGGCTGATTCAGAGCTGGAACCGTTTCATTCTTACTCAGCTGCACCAGGAAACCCAGGAGCAGGAGGGACCGCAGGCGTATCGGGGAGCTGGCAGCAG CAGCTTCGGGTCCTCGGGGGACTCGGTTATCGGGCAGCTCTTCAGCTGCGAGATGGAGAACTGCAGCATGTGTCGCTGTGGCAAGGAAACGGTCCGCGTGTCCTCCACGCTGCTCTTCACCCTCTCCTACCCCGAGAGCACCG AAAAGCCGGTCAAAGATTATGAGTTTGCCCAAATTTTAAAGCGAAGCATCTGCCTGGAGCAGAACACTCAAGCCTGGTGCGAGAACTGCGAGAAGTACCAGCCCACG GTCCAGACCCGGAACATCCGCTGCCTGCCCGACGTCCTGGTCATTAACTGTGAGGTGAACAGCTCCAAGGAGGCAGATTTCTGGAAGACGCAGGCTGAG TATGCCTTTCAGAGAGCCATGATGAAGAGAGGAGGCTTTGAGATCACCAAAGGCAAAGAAATCTCTCTTGGAGAGTG gaaggagctggggaacCCCGACACGGGGCATTCGTATCCTTCCGTGGAGGAACTGAAGAACATTTGGATCCCTCACGCCATCAAGATGAGGCTGACCAAGAGCAAGGAGCTGGATGTCTGCAACTGGAGCGAGAGCGACGAG CTGAGCCCAACCGACGACCCCGAGTCGGTGTACGTCTACGATCTCATGGCCACCGTCGTCCACATCCTGGATTCCCGCACGGGGGGCAGCCTGGTGGGGCACATCAAGGTGGGAGAGACCTACCACCAAAGGAAGGAG GGAGTCACACACCAGCAGTGGTATCTCTTCAACGACTTCCTCATCGAGCCCGTGGACAAG TGCGAGGCGGTGCAGTTCGACATGAGCTGGAAGGTGCCGGCGATCCTGTACTACGCCCGGAGGAACCTCAACGCCAAGTACAACCTCGTCA TCAAGAACCCCATCGAAGCCAGCGTGCTGCTGGCGGAGGCCTCCCTGGCTCGCAAGCAGCGCAAGTGCCACGCCACCTTCATCCCCCTCATGCTGAGCGAGATGCCGCAGGCGGGCGACCTGGTGGGGCTGGACGCCGAGTTTGTCACGCTGAACGAG GAGGAGGCCGAGCTGCGCAGCGACGGCACCAAATCCACCATCAAGCCCAGCCAGATGTCGGTGGCCAGGATCACGTGCGTGCGCGGGCAGGGCCCTAATGAGGGCGTCCCCTTCATTGACGACTACATCTCCACCCAGGAGCAG GTGGTGGATTACCTGACGCAGTACTCGGGGATCAAGCCGGGGGACCTGGACGCCAAGATCTCCTCTAAgcacctcaccaccctcaaaTCCACCTACCTGAAGCTGCGCTTCCTCATCGACGTGGGAGTCAAGTTCGTGGGCCACGGGCTGCAGAAGGATTTCCGTGTCATCAACCTGATG GTGCCCAAGGACCAGGTGATCGACACCGTCTACCTGTTCCACATCCCAAGGAAGAGGATGATCTCCCTGCGCTTCCTCGCCTGGTATTTCCTGG ACCTGAAGATCCAAGGGGAGACCCACGACAGCATCGAGGACGCGCGCACGGCGCTGCAGCTCTACCGCAAGTACCTGGAGCTGAGCCCGCAGGGCGCCGAGCCCGAGGACTTCCGCAAGGTGCTCAAGGGCCTCTACGAGAAGGGCCGCAAGATGGACTGGAAG ATGGGGCCGTGTACCCCCCCGTGCTGGGCCTGTGACCGGCCGCGAGGAGCAGCCCCGCGGGAGGCGGACACGTGGAACTGGAACCAGCAGCGGCGACGGGGCTgtccccgaccccccccccaccccggtgcccggtgccccgGGACTCCCTCTTCCTGCCGTTACCGGGAatcgctgccccccccccccaactcgCCCGCCGGCCCGGGCGCCCTCATAAAGCAGCCTCGGACACCCGCGCCCCCGTCTCCTCCTTGGCTCCGGGGCTGCGGGGCTCGGGACCGGCACCGGGGTGACGGCAGGAAGGACCCGGCCCGGGGCTGGCACCGGGGacacggcggggccgggggcggggcctggcggtcGTGGGGGCGGGGTCACGGCAGACCCCGCCTCCCCGGGGCCGAGCGCCACGCGGCCGGGGCCCTGTCGGTGCCGGGGCCCTCGGCGCTCGCTCCGGGCTGCCCTCGGCGCCGCCTGCGCACGGGACGGCCCCGCCGCCGTCCGAGGAGTCGCCCCGGCCGGTCCCGCCGGCTCCGTCGTCCCAaccggctccgccgccgcccgctccgggCCGTTTTTCCCCGCGGCGGGTCGGAGGGAGGGGCGCGCCGGGACGGGCGGcgccgcgggcagccccggggcaaCAGGCGGCGGAGCGGGACGGGAGAGCGGCGCG GTCGCCCAGCAGCAGCGGAGCCGTGA
- the PAN2 gene encoding PAN2-PAN3 deadenylation complex catalytic subunit PAN2 isoform X2, translated as MNFEGLDPSLAEYAPPLHPALDPVLDPHLNPNLLPNVELDPEGVSLEGMAVPEPVHLLEGMYSELHTAVSEVGVPVSVSHFDLHEEMLWVGNHGGHATSFFGPTLERYSSFQVNSSDDIRQIQSLENGVLFLTKTNLKYMSRGGLIIFDYLMEESEDMHSLLLTDSSTLLVGGLQNHVVEIDLNTVQETQKYTVEVPGITIMRQSNRFFFCGHTSGKVSLRDLRTFVVEHEFDAYSGSLSDFDVHGNLLVTCGFSSRMNGLACDRFLKVYDLRMMRATTPLQVHIDPFFLRFIPTYTSRLAIISQTGQCQFCEPTGLANPADIFHVNTVGPLIMTFDVSASKQALAFGDSEGCVHLWADSPEVTFNAYSRETDFALPCIVDTLPHLDWNQDLVPLSLIPVPLTSDALLSDWPAANSAPAPRRAPPVDPEILRTMKKVGFIGYAPNPRTKLRNQIPYRLKETDNEFDSFSQVPESPIGREEEPHLYMVAKKYRKVTIKYSKLGLEDFDFKHYNKTLFAGLEPHIPNAYCNCMIQVLYFLEPVRCLVQNHLCQKEFCLGCELGLLFHMLDLSRGDPCQGSNFLRAFRTIPEASALGLILADSDEATGKVNLGRLIQSWNRFILTQLHQETQEQEGPQAYRGAGSSFGSSGDSVIGQLFSCEMENCSMCRCGKETVRVSSTLLFTLSYPESTEKPVKDYEFAQILKRSICLEQNTQAWCENCEKYQPTVQTRNIRCLPDVLVINCEVNSSKEADFWKTQAEYAFQRAMMKRGGFEITKGKEISLGEWKELGNPDTGHSYPSVEELKNIWIPHAIKMRLTKSKELDVCNWSESDELSPTDDPESVYVYDLMATVVHILDSRTGGSLVGHIKVGETYHQRKEGVTHQQWYLFNDFLIEPVDKCEAVQFDMSWKVPAILYYARRNLNAKYNLVIKNPIEASVLLAEASLARKQRKCHATFIPLMLSEMPQAGDLVGLDAEFVTLNEEEAELRSDGTKSTIKPSQMSVARITCVRGQGPNEGVPFIDDYISTQEQVVDYLTQYSGIKPGDLDAKISSKHLTTLKSTYLKLRFLIDVGVKFVGHGLQKDFRVINLMVPKDQVIDTVYLFHIPRKRMISLRFLAWYFLDLKIQGETHDSIEDARTALQLYRKYLELSPQGAEPEDFRKVLKGLYEKGRKMDWKMGPCTPPCWACDRPRGAAPREADTWNWNQQRRRGCPRPPPHPGARCPGTPSSCRYRESLPPPPNSPAGPGALIKQPRTPAPPSPPWLRGCGARDRHRGDGRKDPARGWHRGHGGAGGGAWRSWGRGHGRPRLPGAERHAAGALSVPGPSALAPGCPRRRLRTGRPRRRPRSRPGRSRRLRRPNRLRRRPLRAVFPRGGSEGGARRDGRRRGQPRGNRRRSGTGERRGRPAAAEP; from the exons ATGAATTTTGAAGGTCTCGACCCCTCCCTTGCCGAGTATGcgccccccctccaccccgcgCTGGACCCCGTCCTGGACCCCCACCTCAACCCCAACCTGCTGCCCAACGTGGAGCTGGACCCCGAGGGGGTGTCGCTGGAGGGGATGGCGGTGCCGGAGCCGGTGCACCTGCTGGAGGGGATGTACAGCGAGCTGCACACCGCCGTCTCCGAGGTGGGGGTGCCTGTCTCCGTCTCCCACTTCGACCTCCACGAGGAGATGCTCTGGGTCGGGAACCACGGG GGCCACGCCACCTCCTTCTTCGGCCCGACGCTGGAGCGATACTCCTCCTTCCAAGTGAACAGCAGCGACGACATCCGCCAGATCCAGAGCCTGGAGAACGGCGTCCTCTTCCTGACCAAAACCAACCTGAAGTACATGTCGCGAGGGGGGCTCATCATTTTTGACTACCT CATGGAGGAGTCCGAGGACATGCACAGCCTGTTGCTGACGGACAGCAGCACGCTGCTCGTCGGGGGGCTGCAGAACCACGTAGTGGAGATCGACCTCAACACCGTCCAGGAGACGCAGAAG TACACCGTGGAGGTTCCCGGCATCACCATCATGAGGCAGTCGAACCGTTTCTTCTTCTGCGGGCACACCTCGGGGAAG GTCTCCCTGCGCGATCTgcgcacgtttgtggtggagcaCGAATTCGACGCATACTCGGGCAGCTTGTCGGATTTTGACGTCCACGGGAACCTGCTGGTGACCTGCGGCTTCTCCAGCCGAATGAACGGCCTCGCCTGCGACCGCTTCCTGAAGGTGTACGACCTGCGCATGATGCGGGCCACCACCCCACTGCAGGTCCACATCGACCCCTTCTTCCTCCGCTTCATCCCCACCTACACCTCCCGCCTGGCCATCATCTCCCAGACAG GGCAGTGCCAGTTCTGCGAGCCCACCGGCCTCGCCAACCCCGCCGACATCTTCCACGTCAACACCGTCGGGCCCCTGATCATGACCTTCGACGTCTCGGCCAGCAAACAGGCCCTGGCCTTCGGCGACTCGGAGGGCTGCGTCCACCTCTGGGCCGACTCCCCCGAGGTCACCTTCAACGCCTACTCCCGCGAGACCGACTTCGCCTTGCCCTGCATCGTGGACACGCTGCCCCACTTGGACTGGAACCAGGACCTCGTGCCGCTCTCGCTCATCCCTGTCCCGCTGACCAGCGACGCTCTGCTCTCCGACTGGCCCGCTGCCAACTCCGCCCCGGCGCCCCG ACGAGCCCCTCCGGTAGATCCCGAGATTCTGCGCACCATGAAGAAAGTGGGGTTCATTGGCTACGCCCCGAACCCGAGGACCAAGCTCCGCAACCAG ATTCCTTATCGGCTAAAAGAGACGGACAATGAGTTTGACAGCTTCAGCCAAGTCCCCGAGTCCCCCATTGGGCGGGAAGAGGAGCCACACCTCTACATGGTGGCCAAGAAGTACAGGAAG GTCACCATCAAATACTCCAAGCTGGGGCTGGAGGACTTTGACTTCAAACATTACAACAAGACGCTGTTCGCGGGCCTGGAGCCCCACATCCCCAACGCCTACTGCAACTGCATGATCCAG GTGCTGTATTTCCTGGAGCCCGTGCGCTGCCTGGTGCAGAACCACCTGTGCCAGAAGGAATTCTGCCTGGGCTGCGAGCTGGGTTTGCTCTTCCACATGCTGGACCTGTCCCGCGGAGACCCCTGCCAG GGAAGCAACTTTTTGCGGGCTTTCCGCACAATCCCGGAGGCTTCGGCGCTGGGGCTGATCCTGGCTGACTCGGACGAAGCCACGGGGAAGGTGAACCTGGGGCGGCTGATTCAGAGCTGGAACCGTTTCATTCTTACTCAGCTGCACCAGGAAACCCAGGAGCAGGAGGGACCGCAGGCGTATCGGGGAGCTGGCAGCAG CTTCGGGTCCTCGGGGGACTCGGTTATCGGGCAGCTCTTCAGCTGCGAGATGGAGAACTGCAGCATGTGTCGCTGTGGCAAGGAAACGGTCCGCGTGTCCTCCACGCTGCTCTTCACCCTCTCCTACCCCGAGAGCACCG AAAAGCCGGTCAAAGATTATGAGTTTGCCCAAATTTTAAAGCGAAGCATCTGCCTGGAGCAGAACACTCAAGCCTGGTGCGAGAACTGCGAGAAGTACCAGCCCACG GTCCAGACCCGGAACATCCGCTGCCTGCCCGACGTCCTGGTCATTAACTGTGAGGTGAACAGCTCCAAGGAGGCAGATTTCTGGAAGACGCAGGCTGAG TATGCCTTTCAGAGAGCCATGATGAAGAGAGGAGGCTTTGAGATCACCAAAGGCAAAGAAATCTCTCTTGGAGAGTG gaaggagctggggaacCCCGACACGGGGCATTCGTATCCTTCCGTGGAGGAACTGAAGAACATTTGGATCCCTCACGCCATCAAGATGAGGCTGACCAAGAGCAAGGAGCTGGATGTCTGCAACTGGAGCGAGAGCGACGAG CTGAGCCCAACCGACGACCCCGAGTCGGTGTACGTCTACGATCTCATGGCCACCGTCGTCCACATCCTGGATTCCCGCACGGGGGGCAGCCTGGTGGGGCACATCAAGGTGGGAGAGACCTACCACCAAAGGAAGGAG GGAGTCACACACCAGCAGTGGTATCTCTTCAACGACTTCCTCATCGAGCCCGTGGACAAG TGCGAGGCGGTGCAGTTCGACATGAGCTGGAAGGTGCCGGCGATCCTGTACTACGCCCGGAGGAACCTCAACGCCAAGTACAACCTCGTCA TCAAGAACCCCATCGAAGCCAGCGTGCTGCTGGCGGAGGCCTCCCTGGCTCGCAAGCAGCGCAAGTGCCACGCCACCTTCATCCCCCTCATGCTGAGCGAGATGCCGCAGGCGGGCGACCTGGTGGGGCTGGACGCCGAGTTTGTCACGCTGAACGAG GAGGAGGCCGAGCTGCGCAGCGACGGCACCAAATCCACCATCAAGCCCAGCCAGATGTCGGTGGCCAGGATCACGTGCGTGCGCGGGCAGGGCCCTAATGAGGGCGTCCCCTTCATTGACGACTACATCTCCACCCAGGAGCAG GTGGTGGATTACCTGACGCAGTACTCGGGGATCAAGCCGGGGGACCTGGACGCCAAGATCTCCTCTAAgcacctcaccaccctcaaaTCCACCTACCTGAAGCTGCGCTTCCTCATCGACGTGGGAGTCAAGTTCGTGGGCCACGGGCTGCAGAAGGATTTCCGTGTCATCAACCTGATG GTGCCCAAGGACCAGGTGATCGACACCGTCTACCTGTTCCACATCCCAAGGAAGAGGATGATCTCCCTGCGCTTCCTCGCCTGGTATTTCCTGG ACCTGAAGATCCAAGGGGAGACCCACGACAGCATCGAGGACGCGCGCACGGCGCTGCAGCTCTACCGCAAGTACCTGGAGCTGAGCCCGCAGGGCGCCGAGCCCGAGGACTTCCGCAAGGTGCTCAAGGGCCTCTACGAGAAGGGCCGCAAGATGGACTGGAAG ATGGGGCCGTGTACCCCCCCGTGCTGGGCCTGTGACCGGCCGCGAGGAGCAGCCCCGCGGGAGGCGGACACGTGGAACTGGAACCAGCAGCGGCGACGGGGCTgtccccgaccccccccccaccccggtgcccggtgccccgGGACTCCCTCTTCCTGCCGTTACCGGGAatcgctgccccccccccccaactcgCCCGCCGGCCCGGGCGCCCTCATAAAGCAGCCTCGGACACCCGCGCCCCCGTCTCCTCCTTGGCTCCGGGGCTGCGGGGCTCGGGACCGGCACCGGGGTGACGGCAGGAAGGACCCGGCCCGGGGCTGGCACCGGGGacacggcggggccgggggcggggcctggcggtcGTGGGGGCGGGGTCACGGCAGACCCCGCCTCCCCGGGGCCGAGCGCCACGCGGCCGGGGCCCTGTCGGTGCCGGGGCCCTCGGCGCTCGCTCCGGGCTGCCCTCGGCGCCGCCTGCGCACGGGACGGCCCCGCCGCCGTCCGAGGAGTCGCCCCGGCCGGTCCCGCCGGCTCCGTCGTCCCAaccggctccgccgccgcccgctccgggCCGTTTTTCCCCGCGGCGGGTCGGAGGGAGGGGCGCGCCGGGACGGGCGGcgccgcgggcagccccggggcaaCAGGCGGCGGAGCGGGACGGGAGAGCGGCGCG GTCGCCCAGCAGCAGCGGAGCCGTGA